A genomic window from Sphingobacterium spiritivorum includes:
- a CDS encoding heme/hemin ABC transporter substrate-binding protein — MTFIHKLLSCFLLFSCICSSVYGLPKRIITLSSALTETVYALGYGSTVVATDVTSVSPAAAGALPKVSKNRSVSAEVLIAYQPDLILAAEGDVSAGIIRQLKSAGIRFVTIKQIYSAKGAMNYVQAVAQALGDSNKGKTLASKLSKDMAEAQAAAQKNLKGRKPKVLFVYARGTGTMSVAGKGSSLDAIIELSGARNAVQEFADFKPYTTESLVKANPDIILMFDFGVSSLGGKDAVLKMPGMRVTEAGKNKRIIQMNGPLLINFSTRLPEAVAQLNKAIVASL; from the coding sequence ATGACTTTTATACACAAATTACTGAGTTGCTTTCTTCTTTTTAGCTGTATATGCTCATCTGTATACGGACTGCCAAAACGTATCATTACATTAAGCAGTGCGCTGACTGAGACGGTATATGCTTTAGGATACGGCAGTACTGTCGTAGCCACTGATGTGACAAGTGTATCTCCGGCTGCAGCAGGAGCTTTGCCAAAAGTAAGTAAGAACCGCTCTGTAAGTGCTGAAGTACTTATAGCCTATCAACCGGATCTGATTTTGGCAGCAGAAGGTGATGTAAGTGCAGGAATTATACGTCAGCTAAAATCTGCTGGTATACGCTTCGTAACGATCAAACAGATTTATTCTGCCAAAGGTGCAATGAACTATGTCCAGGCTGTCGCCCAGGCTTTAGGTGATAGTAATAAAGGTAAGACGCTGGCCAGCAAGCTTAGTAAAGATATGGCTGAAGCACAGGCAGCAGCTCAGAAGAATCTGAAAGGACGTAAACCCAAAGTATTGTTTGTGTATGCAAGAGGTACCGGTACGATGAGTGTGGCGGGTAAGGGGAGCAGCCTGGATGCGATTATCGAATTGTCCGGCGCACGTAATGCGGTTCAGGAATTTGCTGATTTCAAACCTTATACAACTGAATCATTGGTGAAAGCGAATCCGGACATTATTCTGATGTTTGATTTTGGGGTAAGCAGTCTGGGGGGAAAGGATGCAGTGCTGAAGATGCCGGGAATGCGGGTGACGGAAGCCGGAAAAAATAAAAGAATAATCCAGATGAATGGTCCTTTACTGATCAATTTCAGTACACGCTTACCTGAAGCTGTAGCACAGTTGAATAAAGCTATTGTGGCTTCTTTGTAA
- a CDS encoding TonB-dependent receptor — MHQLVYSQQKLHINGYVADADGQLIPNATVTLLPDNKVVMTDEKGRFSFAELYEGTYKIRISCVGYKALEKELDLERRSLQQLKLIIEADETSLREVAIEQRIPSVDNLLRAEQAAMPVTVITRRQIELMGSRRLDEVMKEQTGVAVVNDISGGSRAVGVQMQGFSSNYVMVLIDGQPMLGRNNGNFDLSRISVTNIERIEIIKGASSCLYGSDALGGAINIITRHGALAPQANASILYGSLNIVDATLEAEAPFASQRGSVVVSGNYYRTDGFNSNSYMKDGTTLPPYSNYSFQGRTRYRLTKKGTVGFTARYAERHSTMINDWSDDLVNKDNQTDRDLNLAASYDHQFENGFRSMTRYYYTRYETQMDAEWVKQSALISAQKFGQQIHRIEQQFAYSPVSSVKLTGGLGGSLELMDNKELSEERSLNTAFGYIQAEWKTSDKLNTLAGIRYDRTNVYGGKASPSFGLQYNLSTNLLWKAGIGAGFKSPDYKMRYQAFFNPAANYLVLGTDVLKETLQAMENAGELSYKNSYVVNKIANNLQAEKSMSFNTGIVWQPQKRFKAEMSVFYHRIDNQINNVLVGSGTTIGQIYTYRNLPKAVNKGLELTLTTQLLSDLELSAGYQYLIAKDLSVLDSIRSGKWPFNQTINNPVTGESTPVTTKSYWGIEDRSRHMLNLKALYVYRPLDLSFNVRANIRGKYPFQEINGNQFIDKFDAFVPEHVLLNITIEKKLWNDRLSLRVIGDNILNFTHQYMPGQPGRVILGGVGYRWFKE; from the coding sequence ATGCATCAGCTTGTCTACAGCCAGCAAAAGCTTCATATCAACGGATATGTAGCGGATGCCGACGGACAGCTTATTCCCAATGCAACTGTAACACTGCTGCCGGATAATAAAGTAGTAATGACAGATGAAAAAGGACGATTCAGTTTTGCGGAATTATATGAAGGAACCTACAAAATCCGCATATCCTGTGTAGGCTATAAGGCTTTAGAGAAGGAACTTGATCTGGAGAGAAGGAGTCTTCAGCAACTAAAACTCATCATTGAAGCCGATGAAACCAGTTTACGTGAAGTGGCAATCGAACAACGCATACCCAGCGTAGATAATCTGCTGCGGGCGGAACAGGCAGCCATGCCGGTGACGGTGATCACACGCAGGCAAATTGAACTTATGGGGAGCCGACGCCTGGATGAGGTCATGAAGGAACAGACCGGAGTGGCAGTCGTAAATGATATATCAGGCGGATCCCGTGCCGTAGGCGTACAAATGCAAGGATTCAGCAGCAATTATGTAATGGTGCTGATCGATGGACAACCTATGCTGGGTCGCAATAACGGAAATTTCGATCTTTCCAGAATATCTGTAACTAATATTGAACGTATAGAAATCATCAAGGGAGCTTCTTCCTGTCTGTATGGAAGTGATGCTCTTGGCGGAGCGATCAATATCATTACGCGACACGGAGCATTAGCTCCTCAGGCCAACGCATCCATTCTTTACGGAAGCCTCAATATCGTAGATGCTACCCTTGAAGCTGAAGCACCATTTGCTTCCCAAAGAGGATCTGTAGTGGTATCTGGCAACTATTATCGGACAGATGGCTTTAACAGCAACAGCTATATGAAAGATGGCACGACGCTGCCACCCTATTCCAATTATAGTTTCCAGGGGCGTACGCGCTACCGCCTTACCAAAAAAGGGACGGTAGGATTCACGGCACGATATGCCGAACGGCATTCCACGATGATCAACGACTGGTCAGATGATCTGGTGAATAAAGACAATCAGACAGACCGGGATCTCAACCTAGCCGCCAGCTATGATCATCAGTTTGAAAACGGATTCCGCAGTATGACCAGATATTACTATACCCGGTATGAAACACAGATGGATGCCGAGTGGGTAAAACAAAGTGCATTGATAAGTGCACAAAAGTTCGGACAGCAGATACACCGCATTGAGCAACAATTTGCTTACTCCCCGGTATCATCCGTCAAACTGACAGGAGGATTAGGCGGAAGCCTCGAACTCATGGACAACAAAGAATTGAGTGAAGAACGATCGCTCAACACTGCATTCGGATACATACAGGCCGAATGGAAAACATCGGACAAGCTCAATACACTGGCCGGTATACGCTATGATCGCACAAATGTATACGGCGGAAAAGCAAGTCCGAGTTTTGGTTTGCAATACAACCTGTCAACCAACCTGTTATGGAAAGCCGGAATCGGTGCAGGTTTCAAATCTCCGGATTACAAAATGAGGTATCAGGCATTCTTTAATCCGGCAGCCAACTACCTGGTATTAGGAACAGATGTACTGAAAGAAACCTTGCAGGCAATGGAAAATGCGGGTGAATTAAGCTATAAAAACAGCTATGTAGTCAATAAAATCGCCAACAATCTGCAGGCAGAAAAAAGTATGTCGTTCAACACAGGTATAGTGTGGCAACCTCAGAAACGTTTCAAAGCAGAAATGTCGGTGTTCTATCATCGTATCGACAATCAGATAAACAATGTGCTGGTAGGTTCAGGAACCACCATTGGTCAGATATACACCTACCGCAATCTGCCCAAGGCTGTTAATAAAGGCTTAGAACTGACGCTGACAACACAATTGCTGTCTGACCTGGAACTTTCTGCAGGCTATCAATACCTGATCGCCAAAGATCTGAGTGTATTGGACAGCATTCGTTCGGGAAAGTGGCCGTTCAATCAGACCATTAACAATCCTGTAACGGGGGAATCGACGCCGGTTACAACCAAAAGTTACTGGGGAATCGAAGACCGATCACGCCATATGCTCAATCTCAAAGCATTATATGTGTACAGACCACTGGATCTGAGTTTCAATGTAAGAGCCAATATCCGTGGTAAATATCCCTTCCAGGAAATAAATGGCAACCAGTTTATTGACAAATTTGATGCTTTTGTACCGGAACATGTGCTGCTCAATATCACAATAGAGAAAAAACTATGGAACGACCGACTATCGTTACGGGTCATAGGCGACAATATATTAAACTTTACCCATCAGTATATGCCGGGGCAACCCGGAAGAGTCATCCTAGGAGGTGTCGGTTATCGATGGTTTAAAGAATAA
- a CDS encoding HmuY family protein, with the protein MEDKNLIMNELYPLHWFRKIGFGLLSLLFILSTSCSKNEDDPRPSLEDGKSTVVYDLPGDTEASMAGNVDGKEKRDFYTFLFRFRDKRQIWIKTKADSLQWLKSKDWDLAFTGPYNSEIYVNNANYEYNPGFGGQASNTAVVLVDQAYENVTAAPDDATFSKSEVNKIGWASSQGSYGWFRYSLDTHIMQALPNRTYILRLPDGKYAKLQLINAYKGNPPAVTNLNWPAPYYTFRYFVQQDGSKNLTTR; encoded by the coding sequence ATGGAAGATAAAAATCTTATTATGAATGAATTGTACCCTCTACATTGGTTCAGAAAAATAGGGTTTGGGCTGTTAAGTCTGCTTTTCATTCTGAGCACTTCATGCAGCAAGAATGAAGATGATCCCCGTCCATCATTGGAAGACGGCAAGAGCACGGTCGTATATGATCTGCCTGGAGATACGGAGGCATCCATGGCCGGCAATGTGGATGGAAAGGAGAAAAGAGACTTCTATACCTTCCTTTTCAGGTTTCGCGACAAACGGCAGATCTGGATCAAAACGAAGGCAGATTCTCTGCAATGGCTCAAATCCAAAGACTGGGATCTCGCTTTTACAGGTCCGTACAATTCAGAAATATATGTCAACAATGCCAATTACGAGTACAATCCGGGATTCGGAGGACAGGCATCCAATACAGCTGTTGTCTTGGTTGATCAGGCATATGAGAATGTAACTGCCGCTCCCGACGATGCAACCTTCAGCAAAAGTGAAGTCAATAAGATCGGATGGGCTTCTTCACAGGGATCTTACGGTTGGTTTCGATATAGTCTGGATACTCATATTATGCAGGCTTTGCCCAATCGTACCTATATTTTACGCCTGCCTGATGGAAAATATGCCAAGCTGCAACTCATTAATGCGTATAAAGGTAATCCTCCGGCAGTCACTAATCTAAACTGGCCGGCCCCTTATTATACATTCCGCTATTTTGTTCAGCAAGACGGAAGTAAAAACCTGACTACGAGATAA
- a CDS encoding HmuY family protein: MKSTTINSCIMTIQKTVWLPILVGFIFIGCSKSDTPQPDPEPEPPTAESMFNTIITVKNFGEALPQGSEPTTKQSPIYFSLESKQGINPDYKQTSRWDLSFDDIYRSFLNCNTPLRGGTGKGGILIVKQKFEDVTDVPADNLFRTGEKSYGTDDSGAFGEGLGWYLYDFGGTIKGGSDPRKAHVCYPIEGHTIIVRTANGNYAKVRIQSIYKDLLDPKDWYKDSPTPYFTFQYVLVKAGSKTFEIKK, from the coding sequence ATGAAAAGTACAACCATCAACTCTTGCATCATGACGATCCAAAAGACCGTGTGGCTACCCATACTGGTAGGCTTTATATTTATCGGCTGCAGCAAGAGTGATACCCCACAACCTGATCCGGAACCAGAACCGCCTACTGCAGAGAGTATGTTTAACACCATCATTACAGTCAAAAACTTCGGGGAAGCCTTGCCACAGGGAAGTGAACCAACTACCAAACAATCTCCTATATATTTTAGCCTGGAAAGTAAACAAGGAATCAATCCGGACTACAAACAGACCTCCAGATGGGATCTTTCATTTGATGACATATACCGAAGTTTCCTGAATTGCAATACTCCCTTAAGGGGTGGAACCGGTAAAGGCGGAATTCTTATTGTCAAACAGAAGTTTGAAGATGTAACGGATGTTCCGGCTGATAATCTTTTCCGTACAGGCGAAAAATCTTACGGTACGGATGACTCCGGTGCTTTTGGAGAAGGTCTGGGCTGGTATCTGTATGATTTCGGAGGAACGATCAAAGGAGGTTCAGATCCGCGTAAAGCCCATGTATGCTATCCGATTGAAGGACACACAATCATTGTCCGGACAGCGAATGGTAACTATGCAAAAGTCAGGATACAAAGTATTTACAAAGATCTGCTAGACCCTAAAGATTGGTATAAAGATTCCCCTACACCTTATTTTACCTTCCAGTATGTATTGGTAAAAGCAGGAAGTAAAACATTTGAAATCAAAAAATAA
- a CDS encoding cytochrome-c peroxidase, whose translation MLCSASKWLITLIIFALSACSKAKGPDTDPPVISVEKSLRAQYEASSSLWPKPVLDEGIPLRELALMPAGPVDPVAQRKVLALGKVLFFDPRIGRGDNSCSSCHNPATYWVDRKKTAEGIATHHRNTPSMENVWYVNGRLFHDGRAKTYSEQIAEAIESPIEMGGNTYTLPAKLSAVKDYLSLFKEAYGDQEINRERILDAIAVYSQSIVSGETAFDKFLKGQYTALSDQQIEGLHLFRTKGRCLNCHNGPFMTDLEYHNLGYAKDRTGALDNGRFVATGKESDKGRFRTAGLRNVAQTYPYMHNGSVATLDEILDLLGQGIPQTNGQQINGELSPHIKNLRLTSTERKAIISFLESLTSEQPQTERPLIPQ comes from the coding sequence ATGCTATGTTCTGCCTCTAAATGGTTAATTACACTAATCATATTTGCTTTAAGCGCTTGTAGCAAAGCAAAAGGTCCGGATACAGATCCTCCTGTTATTTCGGTAGAAAAAAGTCTGAGAGCGCAATATGAAGCCAGTTCATCCTTATGGCCCAAACCTGTGCTCGATGAAGGAATCCCGCTCCGGGAGCTGGCCCTCATGCCCGCCGGTCCTGTTGATCCTGTTGCTCAGCGTAAGGTTCTCGCTTTGGGCAAAGTCCTTTTCTTTGATCCGCGCATTGGTCGTGGGGACAATTCCTGCTCTTCCTGTCATAATCCTGCAACCTACTGGGTAGACCGAAAAAAAACGGCTGAAGGCATCGCTACACATCACCGCAATACGCCTTCTATGGAAAATGTGTGGTATGTCAACGGCAGACTCTTTCATGACGGCCGTGCGAAGACTTATTCGGAGCAGATTGCTGAGGCTATCGAATCTCCCATCGAAATGGGAGGCAATACCTATACACTACCGGCTAAGCTGTCTGCTGTAAAGGATTATCTTTCTCTCTTCAAAGAAGCATATGGAGACCAGGAGATAAACAGAGAGCGTATACTGGATGCTATTGCCGTATATTCCCAAAGTATAGTAAGCGGAGAAACAGCCTTCGATAAATTTCTGAAAGGTCAGTATACAGCGCTCAGTGACCAGCAAATCGAAGGTTTACATCTCTTTAGAACCAAAGGAAGATGCCTGAATTGCCATAACGGACCATTTATGACCGATCTGGAATATCACAATTTAGGATATGCAAAAGATCGTACCGGAGCTCTTGACAATGGTCGATTTGTAGCCACAGGTAAAGAGTCTGATAAAGGCAGGTTTCGGACAGCAGGTCTTCGTAATGTAGCACAAACCTATCCTTATATGCATAACGGCAGCGTGGCCACATTGGATGAAATACTGGATCTGCTGGGCCAGGGAATACCTCAGACAAACGGACAGCAAATCAATGGCGAACTATCCCCTCATATCAAAAATCTGCGTCTGACAAGTACAGAACGAAAAGCCATTATATCGTTTTTAGAATCCCTGACCAGTGAACAGCCGCAAACTGAAAGACCTCTGATACCGCAGTAA
- a CDS encoding S41 family peptidase — protein sequence MQKIYKSRQPCYNIWGRYLLFLFLPAFFLTSCKKDKDPDPEEEEIISPTTGTRTQFTLDSIFLYARHVYLWQDALPTYQDFDPRVRYGNISPEFTAYKKELFDITQYKKNSAGIPFENPIGAGVPKYSYIEKGTGRSGSTAAIAATSSPILYQKTWQEGNQSIGYIALGSFPLLSSCQAALDESFAAMAAFAPSNLIIDLRSNGGGYVETATYLTNLIGSTALNGKVMFTEQFNPIMQNGKATILKHQVYLDEQGKTVSYQGRVATMADVNFSEKENTKIFEKKGKLESVKNIYFIVTGRTASASELVISSLMPYFPVKLIGQKTYGKPVGFFAINIDQYNLYLASFLIRNANGWSDYFNGIPIDVTITGTSSLPLGDPNEPYLAATLDLISGKVKSSTSARSATTQSTQTEQQEIPYVPMIKSDLKLKPLN from the coding sequence ATGCAAAAAATATACAAGTCACGGCAGCCATGTTATAATATATGGGGCAGATACCTGCTATTTCTTTTCCTTCCTGCTTTCTTTCTCACCAGCTGTAAGAAAGATAAAGATCCCGATCCGGAAGAAGAAGAGATTATATCACCAACTACAGGTACACGTACCCAATTTACCCTGGATTCGATCTTCCTGTATGCCCGTCATGTATATCTCTGGCAGGATGCCTTGCCGACATATCAGGACTTTGATCCTCGAGTGAGATACGGAAACATCAGCCCTGAATTTACTGCATATAAAAAAGAGCTGTTTGATATTACACAGTATAAAAAAAACAGTGCAGGTATTCCGTTTGAAAATCCGATCGGGGCAGGTGTTCCCAAATATTCCTATATTGAAAAAGGAACAGGCAGATCCGGATCTACTGCTGCTATCGCAGCGACTTCATCTCCTATACTCTATCAGAAAACCTGGCAGGAGGGGAATCAAAGTATAGGATATATTGCACTGGGCTCCTTCCCTCTTCTCAGCAGTTGTCAGGCAGCTCTGGATGAATCATTTGCCGCAATGGCAGCATTTGCACCTTCCAATCTGATTATTGACCTGCGAAGTAACGGAGGAGGTTATGTGGAGACAGCGACATACCTGACAAATCTGATTGGGTCTACTGCTCTCAACGGAAAGGTCATGTTCACCGAACAATTCAATCCGATCATGCAAAACGGTAAAGCTACTATACTCAAACATCAGGTCTATCTGGACGAACAAGGCAAGACAGTATCCTATCAGGGACGTGTAGCCACAATGGCAGATGTAAATTTTTCAGAAAAAGAAAATACAAAAATTTTTGAAAAGAAAGGAAAACTGGAATCTGTCAAAAACATCTATTTTATTGTCACCGGCAGAACAGCTTCAGCAAGTGAGTTAGTCATCAGCAGTCTGATGCCGTATTTCCCGGTGAAGCTGATCGGACAAAAAACATACGGTAAACCTGTTGGTTTCTTTGCTATAAATATCGATCAGTATAACCTTTATCTTGCCAGTTTTCTGATTCGCAATGCAAATGGCTGGTCAGACTATTTTAATGGCATACCGATAGATGTGACTATCACCGGTACTTCATCTCTGCCTCTGGGAGATCCGAATGAACCCTATCTGGCAGCAACACTGGATCTTATCAGCGGGAAGGTCAAATCATCCACTTCAGCGCGTTCAGCAACTACACAGAGCACACAAACGGAACAACAGGAGATTCCCTATGTGCCCATGATCAAAAGCGATCTGAAACTGAAACCTTTGAACTAA